One window from the genome of Pseudoalteromonas sp. '520P1 No. 423' encodes:
- a CDS encoding co-chaperone GroES, producing the protein MNLRPLSDRVIVKRLEEETKSAGGIVLMGSAAEKSTRGEIVAVGNGRILDNGELKTLEVKVGETVLFGQYIEKTEKIEDQEYLIMREDNIVAIVE; encoded by the coding sequence ATGAACTTACGTCCATTAAGTGATCGCGTTATCGTAAAACGCTTAGAAGAAGAAACAAAATCAGCTGGCGGCATTGTATTAATGGGTTCAGCAGCAGAAAAGTCTACTCGTGGCGAAATCGTTGCAGTAGGTAATGGTCGCATTTTAGATAATGGCGAACTTAAAACATTAGAAGTTAAAGTTGGCGAAACAGTTCTTTTCGGTCAATACATCGAAAAAACTGAAAAAATTGAAGATCAAGAGTACTTGATCATGCGCGAAGATAACATTGTTGCAATCGTAGAATAA
- a CDS encoding FxsA family protein: MFKALLFVFIIIPIIEIALLIQVSEVIGGWSTIALVIITAFIGAKLVKQQGTDALKNVQTQMAQGQMPAQDLFSGLCVIIAGVLLVTPGIVTDIFGFLLLTPFIRNKMAAGILKQVAAKGASSGAHGFHFSSGGFNQSPFNQEQNQENSQGQTYENQPQVPKPKVLEGQFQRKE, encoded by the coding sequence TTATTCGTTTTTATTATTATTCCGATAATAGAAATTGCATTATTAATTCAAGTAAGTGAGGTAATTGGGGGTTGGAGTACAATCGCCTTAGTCATCATCACTGCATTTATAGGTGCTAAATTAGTTAAGCAGCAAGGCACTGATGCATTAAAAAATGTGCAAACTCAAATGGCGCAAGGTCAAATGCCAGCGCAAGATTTATTTTCTGGCTTATGCGTTATTATTGCAGGTGTATTATTAGTAACACCTGGCATAGTCACTGATATTTTTGGTTTTTTATTATTAACGCCATTCATACGTAATAAAATGGCCGCAGGCATTTTAAAGCAAGTTGCGGCTAAAGGCGCATCATCTGGTGCGCATGGTTTTCACTTCTCTTCAGGTGGTTTTAATCAAAGTCCGTTCAATCAAGAACAGAATCAAGAAAATAGCCAAGGGCAAACTTATGAAAATCAACCTCAAGTACCAAAACCAAAAGTGCTAGAAGGTCAATTTCAGCGAAAAGAGTAG